A genome region from Senegalia massiliensis includes the following:
- a CDS encoding TIGR00366 family protein — translation MFKKFTNACVAVVQKYLPDPFLFAAILTFIVFLAGVFVTDQSPLAMIVHWGDGFWGLLAFSMQMALVLVTGHTLANAPIIKKGLRKLASIPKTPMQAILAVTFVAIAACWINWGFGLVIGALYARELARQIKTVDYRLLIASAYSGFVVWHSGISGSIPLKLATAGEGLAEATAGVVTNPIATSETIFSPYNLIIFGIILLTMPFINRAMHPKPEDVVSVDPELLVDEDLSVEVENPTFADKMENSSILSILIGAMGLIFIVNYFINNGFDLNLNIVNFIFLFLGIILHGTPRKFLDAIIIATRGTAGIILQFPFYAGIMGMMTGLSSSGSSLAIVISNGFVSISNETTFPFFSFLSAGVVNFFVPSGGGQWAVQAPIMMPASAELGVSAAKTGMSIAWGDAWTNLIQPFWALPALGIAGLGARDIMGYCIIDLIYTGVIISLGLMFL, via the coding sequence ATGTTTAAAAAATTTACAAATGCATGTGTAGCAGTAGTACAAAAATATTTACCAGATCCATTTTTGTTTGCTGCAATACTTACTTTTATTGTATTTTTAGCAGGTGTTTTTGTAACAGATCAAAGTCCATTAGCTATGATAGTTCATTGGGGAGATGGATTTTGGGGACTGTTAGCATTTTCAATGCAAATGGCACTAGTTTTAGTAACAGGTCATACTTTAGCAAATGCACCTATTATAAAGAAAGGGCTAAGAAAATTAGCATCAATACCAAAGACTCCTATGCAAGCAATACTTGCAGTTACTTTTGTTGCAATAGCAGCTTGTTGGATTAACTGGGGATTTGGATTAGTAATCGGAGCGTTATATGCAAGAGAGCTTGCAAGACAAATTAAGACTGTAGACTATAGATTATTAATAGCTTCAGCTTATTCAGGTTTCGTAGTATGGCATTCAGGTATATCTGGATCTATACCACTAAAGCTTGCAACAGCAGGAGAAGGTTTAGCAGAAGCAACAGCAGGAGTAGTAACAAATCCTATAGCAACAAGTGAAACTATATTTTCACCATATAATCTAATTATATTTGGAATAATACTATTAACAATGCCTTTTATAAACAGAGCGATGCATCCAAAACCAGAGGATGTAGTGTCTGTAGATCCAGAATTATTAGTAGATGAAGATTTAAGTGTAGAGGTAGAAAATCCAACATTTGCAGATAAGATGGAAAATAGTTCTATATTATCTATCTTAATAGGAGCAATGGGACTAATATTTATAGTTAATTATTTCATAAACAATGGATTTGATTTAAACTTAAATATAGTTAACTTTATATTCCTATTTTTAGGCATAATACTTCATGGTACACCTAGAAAATTCTTAGATGCTATAATTATTGCAACAAGAGGAACTGCAGGGATAATATTACAATTCCCATTTTATGCAGGAATAATGGGTATGATGACTGGACTCAGCTCATCAGGTAGTTCTCTTGCAATAGTTATATCAAATGGATTTGTAAGTATCTCTAATGAAACAACATTTCCGTTTTTCAGTTTCTTAAGTGCAGGAGTAGTTAACTTCTTTGTACCTTCTGGTGGGGGACAATGGGCAGTACAGGCACCAATAATGATGCCAGCAAGTGCAGAACTTGGAGTTTCGGCTGCAAAAACAGGAATGAGTATAGCTTGGGGAGATGCTTGGACCAATTTAATACAACCATTCTGGGCGCTACCAGCACTGGGTATTGCAGGACTTGGAGCAAGAGATATTATGGGATATTGTATAATAGACCTAATATATACAGGAGTAATAATCTCCTTGGGATTAATGTTTTTATAG
- a CDS encoding SIS domain-containing protein, producing MKAYNRYFNKVKEILEIVEENEKENIEKVVDLFVKAIENKNSIFTFGASHAGIISEELFYRAGGLALINPIFEPSIMLNIRPITFTSEMESLVGYGELIADKVDIKKDDVILCHSVSGRNSVMIDFANKAKEKGAKIIGLTNVSYSSQVESRHPSGKRLMDIADIVIDNHGEKGDATIKVEGLEQKVSPTSTVVGSTIVNSIVAQVAEELMNKGITPPILFSANIDGGKEHNNKIFEEYKDSIYYL from the coding sequence TTGAAAGCATATAATAGATATTTTAATAAAGTTAAAGAAATATTAGAAATAGTAGAAGAAAACGAAAAAGAAAATATAGAAAAAGTAGTAGATTTATTTGTTAAAGCTATAGAAAACAAAAATAGTATATTTACTTTTGGAGCATCACATGCTGGAATAATATCAGAAGAACTATTTTATAGAGCAGGTGGACTTGCTTTAATAAACCCTATTTTTGAACCTTCAATAATGTTAAACATAAGGCCTATCACATTTACAAGTGAAATGGAAAGTTTAGTTGGATATGGTGAATTAATAGCTGATAAAGTAGATATAAAAAAAGACGATGTTATTTTATGTCATTCAGTTTCAGGAAGAAATTCTGTAATGATAGATTTTGCAAATAAAGCAAAGGAAAAAGGAGCTAAAATAATAGGTCTTACTAATGTATCTTATTCATCTCAAGTAGAATCTAGACATCCATCAGGGAAAAGATTAATGGATATTGCTGATATAGTAATAGATAATCATGGAGAAAAAGGTGATGCTACTATTAAAGTAGAAGGTCTAGAGCAAAAAGTATCTCCTACATCTACTGTAGTAGGAAGTACTATAGTAAACTCCATAGTTGCACAAGTGGCAGAAGAACTAATGAATAAAGGTATAACACCACCAATACTTTTTAGTGCAAATATAGATGGTGGAAAAGAACATAATAATAAAATATTTGAAGAATATAAAGATTCAATTTATTACCTGTAG
- a CDS encoding PTS ascorbate transporter subunit IIC produces MSFIIDNLFRNPPVLLGIIAIIGLALQGKKIGDVIKGGLLAAIGMFILQQGVNILVGSIAPINGLFQEIAGGEVTEGLNDITFTSEFGGEVGLTMFFALVLHLLIARFTPIKTIFLTGHFLWWFPFIFVAAGVEGNLSGATLIIFATVLSALYWSIVPWLLKPFVSAVTGDDSFTLGHPSGILALISGFIAKKFGNKERSTESLKIPESLSFFKEVSITGGIVVFLMFLFLGLTVDGAFEAEAQPIVFYAINQGFMFGAGLVIMLQGVRMLVNQILPAFQGISEKLIPNSVPALDAPILFNYKPNAAIIGFVTAMVVSTIVILIANSFNVFGLMLIPLVITSFFECGAAAVIGEGQGGLRGAIIGTSFSAIVMVGLVGISAIIYSGTIQNWILIFGGNDLSLWGTISQYIAKLISLI; encoded by the coding sequence ATGAGTTTTATAATTGATAACCTTTTTAGAAATCCCCCTGTATTATTAGGAATAATAGCAATAATAGGTCTTGCTTTACAAGGGAAAAAAATTGGCGATGTAATTAAAGGTGGTCTTTTAGCTGCTATTGGAATGTTTATATTACAGCAAGGTGTTAATATATTAGTTGGGTCAATAGCACCAATAAATGGATTATTTCAAGAAATTGCTGGTGGAGAAGTAACAGAAGGACTTAACGATATAACATTTACTTCAGAGTTTGGTGGAGAAGTTGGTCTTACAATGTTTTTCGCACTAGTATTACATCTTCTTATAGCTAGATTTACACCAATTAAAACTATATTTTTAACTGGTCACTTTTTATGGTGGTTCCCATTTATATTTGTAGCTGCAGGTGTAGAAGGGAATTTAAGTGGAGCTACTTTAATAATATTTGCAACAGTATTATCAGCATTATACTGGTCTATAGTTCCATGGTTATTAAAGCCTTTTGTTAGTGCTGTCACAGGAGATGATTCCTTTACACTAGGTCATCCATCAGGAATTTTAGCTTTAATATCAGGATTTATAGCTAAGAAGTTTGGAAACAAAGAAAGATCAACAGAAAGTTTAAAGATACCAGAAAGTTTATCATTCTTTAAAGAAGTATCTATTACTGGTGGTATAGTAGTATTTTTAATGTTCTTATTTTTAGGATTAACTGTAGACGGTGCATTTGAAGCAGAAGCACAACCAATAGTATTTTATGCAATAAATCAAGGATTCATGTTTGGTGCAGGCCTAGTAATAATGCTACAAGGTGTACGTATGTTAGTAAATCAAATATTACCTGCATTCCAAGGAATATCAGAAAAACTTATACCTAATTCAGTACCTGCATTAGATGCTCCAATATTATTTAACTATAAACCAAACGCAGCAATTATTGGATTTGTTACAGCAATGGTAGTATCCACAATAGTTATATTAATAGCTAATAGTTTTAATGTATTTGGTTTGATGCTTATACCTTTAGTTATTACAAGTTTCTTTGAATGTGGAGCAGCTGCAGTAATAGGAGAAGGTCAAGGCGGACTTAGAGGAGCAATTATCGGTACCAGTTTTTCAGCAATAGTTATGGTAGGTTTAGTAGGTATTTCAGCTATAATATACTCTGGTACAATTCAAAACTGGATTTTAATTTTCGGAGGAAATGATCTTTCGCTTTGGGGTACAATTTCTCAATATATAGCTAAATTAATTTCTCTAATATAA
- a CDS encoding PTS sugar transporter subunit IIB: MEILAVCGFGVGSSMVLKMTLDKVFKELGVDANVQTMDLSSAKGAKPDAIFTSKEIAKDLRNSTTSPVYEVEKYMDKQEVKSAVEKFINENKK; this comes from the coding sequence ATGGAAATTTTAGCGGTATGCGGATTTGGAGTAGGGTCTTCAATGGTTTTAAAAATGACTCTAGACAAGGTATTTAAAGAATTAGGGGTAGATGCAAATGTTCAAACAATGGATCTATCATCAGCTAAAGGTGCTAAACCAGATGCAATTTTCACTTCTAAGGAAATAGCTAAAGACTTGAGAAATTCAACAACTTCTCCAGTATATGAAGTGGAAAAATATATGGATAAACAAGAAGTTAAAAGCGCAGTAGAAAAATTTATTAATGAAAATAAAAAATAA
- a CDS encoding BglG family transcription antiterminator encodes MKKRNEKILYQILNKEENTLHSLLEYFNISKRTLYYSIGEINDFIKEIGEIKTINRKVIFIGDIEKLKKKLEYSNEIYFDASKRRIELLNIIFINPQITIEEMSEKFLVSKNTIVNDISFIKKILKKRNIILYYKGEYILDGNEIDIRELFLKNLENKQFNIVENKHILDFDKVFQLELTDISLFYLENLINFIHTRIEQGYILNKYNFVNEAKEFFYFDYIHELFAKDININIYERAYITTYISSLSSLKPIIDEQKIIDIVSKLISQFKNQVSINIEEEEKLRNNLKSHFKSSYNRIRFQIPIVNPLLEEIKEKYSDIFKITKLIIENIKGFPELSGIREEEIAYISMYFGIYFKKKPESLNRNMKKVLIVCHKGAVFSKILEKQIEEKFPYIDIVATTPIKDIDNYQGDFDYIISTVSLKGYENVIVVNPILSNYDIHLLYEKIMEYDAQGIRIDIKSLLDVIKKYSTVHNEKLLEREILQKFYKVNKKEFVQPMLKELLTEDRIVLKDSLDNWEDAIKIASEPLLNQKTITDEYVDAMIDSVKEHGPYIVLTDYFALPHARPESGVKDMSMSMLILKEPVDLLGKPVNIFTVLASIDNSSHIKALASLTEIVGDKDNIEKLKSSNSSKEVIKMINKEEEE; translated from the coding sequence ATGAAAAAAAGAAATGAAAAAATACTTTATCAAATATTAAATAAAGAAGAAAATACTTTACATTCTTTATTAGAATATTTTAATATATCTAAAAGAACTTTATATTATTCTATAGGTGAAATAAATGATTTTATTAAGGAAATTGGAGAAATAAAAACTATAAATAGAAAAGTAATATTTATAGGGGATATTGAGAAACTAAAAAAGAAACTTGAATATTCCAATGAAATTTATTTTGATGCTAGTAAGAGAAGGATTGAATTGCTTAATATTATATTTATTAATCCACAAATTACTATTGAAGAGATGTCAGAAAAGTTTTTAGTAAGTAAAAATACTATTGTAAATGATATTTCTTTTATAAAAAAAATTTTAAAAAAGAGAAATATTATTCTTTATTATAAGGGAGAATATATATTAGATGGAAATGAAATAGATATAAGGGAATTATTTCTTAAAAATTTAGAGAATAAGCAATTTAATATAGTGGAAAATAAGCACATATTAGATTTTGATAAGGTATTTCAACTGGAATTAACAGATATTTCTTTGTTTTATTTAGAAAATCTCATAAATTTTATCCATACAAGAATTGAACAGGGATATATTCTTAATAAATATAATTTTGTAAATGAAGCAAAAGAATTTTTTTATTTTGATTATATACATGAGTTATTTGCTAAAGATATAAATATTAATATTTATGAAAGAGCGTATATAACAACGTATATAAGTTCATTATCAAGTTTGAAACCTATAATAGATGAACAAAAGATAATTGATATAGTTAGTAAATTAATTTCTCAGTTTAAAAATCAAGTATCTATAAATATAGAAGAAGAAGAAAAACTAAGAAACAATCTAAAAAGTCATTTTAAATCTTCTTATAATAGAATACGATTTCAGATTCCTATTGTAAATCCATTATTAGAAGAAATTAAAGAAAAGTATTCTGATATATTTAAAATTACAAAATTAATAATTGAAAATATCAAAGGATTTCCAGAGTTATCAGGCATAAGAGAAGAAGAAATTGCTTATATAAGTATGTATTTTGGAATATATTTCAAGAAAAAACCAGAATCCTTGAATAGAAACATGAAAAAAGTTCTTATAGTTTGTCATAAAGGAGCAGTGTTTTCTAAAATATTAGAAAAACAAATAGAAGAAAAATTTCCTTATATTGATATAGTAGCAACAACTCCTATAAAAGATATAGATAATTATCAAGGCGATTTTGACTATATAATTTCAACAGTATCTTTAAAGGGATATGAAAATGTTATAGTGGTAAATCCAATATTAAGTAATTATGATATACATCTTTTGTATGAAAAAATTATGGAATATGATGCTCAAGGTATAAGAATAGATATAAAGTCTCTTTTAGATGTAATCAAAAAATATTCTACAGTGCACAATGAAAAACTTTTAGAAAGAGAAATATTGCAAAAATTTTATAAGGTAAATAAAAAGGAGTTTGTTCAGCCAATGTTAAAAGAATTATTAACAGAAGATAGAATAGTATTAAAAGATAGTTTAGACAATTGGGAAGACGCTATAAAAATAGCATCTGAACCTTTATTAAATCAAAAAACAATAACTGATGAATATGTAGATGCAATGATAGATAGTGTTAAGGAACATGGACCTTATATAGTATTAACAGATTATTTTGCATTGCCACATGCTAGGCCAGAAAGTGGCGTTAAGGATATGAGCATGTCTATGCTAATATTAAAAGAACCTGTTGATTTATTAGGGAAGCCAGTAAATATTTTCACTGTCCTTGCTTCCATAGATAATTCATCTCATATAAAAGCTTTAGCTTCATTAACTGAAATAGTGGGAGATAAAGATAATATTGAAAAACTTAAATCTAGTAACAGTAGTAAAGAAGTAATTAAAATGATAAATAAAGAAGAGGAGGAATAA
- a CDS encoding deoxycytidylate deaminase encodes MRKDWDNYFMDIALKVAERSTCPRLHVGAVIVKDKRIKGTGYNGSPAGLPHCEDVGCHIVNNHCTRTIHAEVNCLLETTPDERKGATIYVTHQPCPECQKLIITSGITRVVFLKDYSPSINWFKESPNIEVVYLDNNKPTK; translated from the coding sequence ATGCGAAAAGATTGGGATAATTATTTCATGGATATAGCCTTAAAAGTTGCAGAAAGAAGTACATGCCCTAGGCTTCATGTAGGAGCTGTCATAGTAAAAGATAAGAGAATAAAAGGGACAGGATATAATGGGAGTCCTGCAGGTCTTCCTCATTGCGAAGATGTAGGGTGTCATATAGTGAATAATCATTGTACTCGTACAATTCATGCAGAAGTTAACTGTCTACTAGAAACTACACCAGATGAAAGAAAAGGTGCTACTATTTATGTAACACATCAGCCTTGTCCAGAATGTCAAAAACTTATAATAACATCGGGAATTACTAGAGTAGTATTTTTAAAAGATTATAGTCCATCAATAAATTGGTTTAAAGAATCACCAAATATAGAAGTAGTTTATTTAGATAATAATAAACCCACCAAATAA
- a CDS encoding GNAT family N-acetyltransferase has translation MAREKRLKMKRVELEHLEQYNQLLRYVFQVTDNELRKVGWEDRDMIRAKSPVLQKADVLGWFDGDKLVSQVAVYPFKVNIFNRIYDMAGLTGVGTFPEYSNIGLMHKLLYQALFNMRTRKQSISFLYPYSIPYYRRKGWEIISDKIVFEVNDYQLPKVKQVSGEVERVDTNSEEVKEAYRRFSSQRHGAMLRNDLAWNEYWLWDYDDLNAAIYYNENREPEGYVLYWIADEVFHIKDMIFINEEARTGLWNFISAHFSMISKVIGNTHTDEPLAFLLEDADIKETISPYYMARIVDIQQFIDQYHFKPDNRERVWTFTLDDPMLLWNQGVFTLKIDIKGKGEIIATKEKSDSRIDIQTMVTMLLGYKRPDYLHKIGRLKCSSEIVDMLEDSIEQQTPYFSDYY, from the coding sequence ATGGCGAGAGAAAAAAGATTAAAAATGAAGCGTGTTGAACTAGAACATCTTGAACAGTATAATCAGTTACTTAGGTATGTTTTTCAAGTTACTGATAATGAGCTACGTAAGGTAGGTTGGGAAGACCGTGACATGATTCGGGCAAAATCTCCTGTTTTACAGAAGGCTGATGTACTGGGATGGTTTGATGGAGATAAACTGGTTTCTCAGGTAGCAGTCTATCCTTTTAAGGTCAATATATTTAATAGAATATATGATATGGCTGGTCTTACTGGAGTAGGAACTTTTCCTGAGTACTCCAATATTGGGCTAATGCACAAACTTTTATATCAAGCACTTTTTAATATGAGAACTCGTAAGCAGTCTATATCTTTTCTTTATCCTTATTCAATTCCCTATTATCGTAGGAAAGGATGGGAAATTATTTCTGATAAGATTGTATTTGAAGTCAATGATTATCAGTTACCCAAAGTTAAACAAGTCTCAGGAGAAGTTGAACGTGTTGATACAAATAGTGAAGAAGTAAAAGAAGCTTATAGACGTTTTAGCAGTCAACGACATGGAGCTATGTTAAGAAACGATCTGGCCTGGAATGAATATTGGCTATGGGATTATGATGATTTGAATGCGGCTATCTACTACAATGAAAATAGAGAGCCTGAAGGCTATGTTTTGTATTGGATTGCCGATGAAGTGTTTCATATAAAAGACATGATTTTTATTAATGAAGAAGCTAGAACTGGCTTGTGGAATTTTATTAGTGCTCACTTCTCCATGATTTCAAAAGTAATAGGAAATACCCATACAGATGAACCATTGGCATTTTTGCTAGAAGATGCAGATATTAAGGAAACTATATCACCTTACTATATGGCACGAATTGTAGATATTCAGCAGTTTATTGATCAGTATCATTTTAAACCTGATAATAGGGAGCGTGTATGGACCTTTACTCTAGATGATCCAATGTTGTTGTGGAATCAAGGGGTTTTCACCCTTAAAATTGACATAAAGGGAAAAGGAGAAATCATTGCTACAAAGGAGAAAAGTGATTCAAGAATAGATATTCAAACTATGGTAACTATGCTATTAGGATATAAACGACCTGATTATCTCCATAAAATTGGACGATTGAAATGTAGTTCAGAAATAGTGGATATGCTAGAGGATTCTATTGAACAACAGACTCCATATTTTTCAGATTATTATTAA
- the ppdK gene encoding pyruvate, phosphate dikinase — MTNKYVYNFNEGKKEMKSLLGGKGANLAEMTNLDLPVPPGFTITTEACNRFYEENEKIWVELHEEIKKHLKDLEQRLGKSFSDEDNPLLVSVRSGAVTSMPGMMDTILNLGLNDISVKGLAKSTGNERFAYDSYRRFIQMFSDVAMEIPKVRFDNLLDDMKEKKNTELDTDLTKEDLKKLVEQYKEVYSEEIGEEFPQEPVKQLELAIEAVFKSWNNPRARVYRKINNISHKLGTAVNVQSMVFGNMGETSGTGVAFTRNPATGENKLFGEYLINAQGEDVVAGIRTPQEISHLEVSMSDVFEEFKNITRKLEEHYKDMQDIEFTIENKKLYILQTRTGKRTAQAAINIAVDLVKEEVIEKEEAVLRIEPNTLNQLLHPTFEQKALENAELLSKGLAASPGAASGRIYFNAHDVVEAKARGEMCILVRQETSPEDIEGMVSAEGILTSRGGMTSHAAVVARGMGKCCVAGCSEIRVSEEKKEIRVKDFVLKEGEYISLDGSTGNVYKGNINKVQPKLSGNFGEFMEWVDEIRTMSVRTNADTPKDANQALEFGAEGIGLCRTEHMFFDEKRIPSVRKMILSTTEEERKNALAELLPFQREDFLGLYKVMKEKPVTVRLLDPPLHEFLPTKKEDIESLAKAMNIDYENIMDRIEELDEVNPMLGHRGCRLAVTYPEIYKMQVRAIIEAAIEVKQNGFKDIKPEIMIPLVGHIEELKYVKGQIIEEIEAVFKEKEIEVDYMIGTMIEIPRAAITADEIATEAEFFSFGTNDLTQMGFGFSRDDAGKFLDEYVNKEILERDPFQAIDRKGVGKLMEIAVEGGKSTRENIKLGICGEHGGEPSSVEFCYELGLQYVSCSPFRVPIAKLAAAQAVVKNI; from the coding sequence ATGACAAATAAATATGTATATAACTTTAATGAAGGTAAAAAAGAAATGAAATCTTTACTTGGCGGAAAAGGAGCTAATTTAGCTGAAATGACTAATTTAGATTTGCCAGTTCCACCTGGGTTTACAATAACAACAGAAGCATGCAATAGATTTTATGAAGAAAATGAGAAAATATGGGTTGAATTACACGAGGAAATAAAAAAGCATTTAAAAGATTTAGAACAAAGACTTGGAAAAAGTTTTTCTGATGAAGATAATCCTTTACTTGTATCGGTACGTTCAGGTGCAGTTACTTCAATGCCTGGTATGATGGATACTATACTTAATTTAGGGTTAAATGATATATCAGTAAAAGGACTTGCAAAATCTACAGGTAATGAAAGGTTTGCATATGATAGTTATAGAAGATTTATTCAAATGTTTTCAGATGTTGCAATGGAAATACCAAAAGTAAGATTTGATAATTTACTTGATGATATGAAAGAAAAGAAGAATACAGAGCTTGATACAGATTTGACTAAAGAAGATTTAAAGAAATTAGTAGAACAGTACAAGGAAGTATACAGTGAAGAAATAGGAGAAGAATTCCCACAAGAACCTGTAAAGCAATTGGAACTTGCCATAGAAGCAGTATTTAAATCATGGAATAATCCAAGAGCTAGAGTATATAGAAAGATAAATAATATATCACATAAATTAGGTACAGCTGTAAATGTTCAATCAATGGTATTTGGTAATATGGGAGAAACTTCAGGTACAGGAGTAGCATTTACAAGAAATCCAGCAACAGGAGAAAATAAATTATTTGGTGAGTATCTTATAAATGCACAAGGGGAAGATGTTGTTGCAGGAATTAGAACACCACAAGAAATCTCTCATTTAGAAGTTAGTATGTCTGATGTATTTGAAGAATTTAAAAATATAACAAGAAAACTAGAAGAACATTATAAGGATATGCAAGATATTGAATTTACAATAGAAAATAAAAAATTATATATATTACAAACACGTACAGGAAAAAGAACAGCACAAGCTGCAATAAATATAGCAGTAGATCTTGTAAAAGAAGAAGTAATAGAAAAAGAAGAAGCTGTATTAAGAATAGAGCCAAATACATTAAATCAACTTCTTCACCCTACATTTGAACAAAAAGCATTAGAAAATGCAGAATTACTTTCAAAAGGTCTTGCAGCTTCTCCTGGTGCAGCTTCAGGTAGAATTTATTTCAATGCTCATGATGTAGTAGAAGCAAAAGCAAGAGGAGAAATGTGTATATTAGTAAGACAAGAAACATCACCAGAAGATATAGAAGGTATGGTATCAGCAGAAGGTATACTTACATCTAGAGGAGGAATGACATCTCATGCTGCAGTAGTAGCAAGGGGAATGGGAAAATGTTGTGTAGCTGGATGTAGTGAAATAAGAGTAAGTGAAGAGAAAAAAGAAATAAGGGTAAAAGACTTTGTACTAAAAGAAGGAGAATATATTTCTCTTGATGGAAGTACAGGTAATGTTTATAAAGGTAATATAAACAAAGTTCAACCAAAATTAAGTGGTAACTTTGGTGAATTTATGGAATGGGTAGATGAAATAAGAACTATGAGTGTAAGAACAAATGCAGACACACCAAAAGATGCTAATCAAGCATTGGAATTTGGAGCAGAAGGAATAGGTCTTTGCAGAACAGAGCATATGTTTTTTGATGAAAAGAGAATACCTTCTGTAAGGAAGATGATACTTTCTACAACAGAAGAAGAAAGAAAAAATGCACTTGCAGAATTATTACCATTCCAAAGAGAAGACTTTTTAGGATTATATAAAGTTATGAAAGAAAAGCCAGTTACAGTAAGACTTCTTGATCCACCATTACATGAATTTTTACCAACTAAAAAAGAGGATATAGAAAGTCTTGCAAAAGCTATGAATATAGATTATGAAAATATAATGGATAGAATAGAAGAACTTGATGAAGTTAATCCTATGCTTGGTCATAGAGGATGTAGACTTGCAGTAACTTATCCAGAAATATATAAAATGCAAGTGAGAGCAATAATAGAAGCTGCAATAGAAGTAAAACAAAATGGATTTAAAGATATCAAACCTGAAATAATGATACCACTTGTAGGACATATAGAAGAATTAAAATATGTAAAGGGACAAATAATTGAAGAAATAGAAGCAGTATTTAAGGAAAAAGAAATAGAAGTAGATTATATGATAGGAACAATGATAGAAATACCAAGAGCTGCAATAACAGCTGATGAAATAGCTACTGAGGCAGAATTCTTTAGTTTTGGAACAAATGACCTTACACAAATGGGATTTGGATTCTCAAGAGATGATGCAGGTAAATTCTTAGATGAATATGTAAACAAAGAAATATTAGAAAGAGATCCATTCCAAGCAATAGATAGAAAAGGTGTAGGAAAACTTATGGAGATAGCAGTTGAAGGTGGTAAATCAACAAGAGAAAATATAAAACTTGGAATATGTGGGGAACATGGAGGAGAGCCATCTTCAGTAGAATTCTGCTATGAATTAGGACTTCAATATGTATCCTGTTCACCATTTAGAGTACCAATAGCAAAACTTGCAGCAGCACAAGCAGTAGTGAAAAATATATAG
- a CDS encoding pyruvate, water dikinase regulatory protein, with the protein MEELKIYIISDSLGETGETVLKAAMAQFKTDNYEINRYSHITNMMKLETIMKKVILEQNVLVLYTLVNKELVSFIDDCSKTFQIATIDLLSPLINALSEKLDNKPLRKSGTIRRLDEAYFSRVAAIEFAVKYDDGKDPRGFLEADVVLLGVSRTSKTPLSMYLANKNIKAANLPLVNEIKPPKEIYEIPKKRIIGLTNSPEKLNEIREVRLKSLGLKENSSYASFSRILEELEYADKIMRKIGCPIIDVSNKAIEETAEIVVSLLNKNGITFQ; encoded by the coding sequence TTGGAAGAATTAAAAATATATATTATATCAGATTCATTAGGAGAAACTGGAGAAACAGTATTAAAAGCTGCAATGGCACAATTTAAAACAGATAATTATGAGATAAATAGATATTCTCATATAACAAATATGATGAAGCTTGAGACAATAATGAAAAAAGTAATTTTAGAACAAAATGTTTTAGTTTTATATACATTAGTTAATAAAGAACTAGTTAGTTTTATAGATGATTGCTCAAAAACGTTTCAAATTGCAACAATTGATTTGTTAAGTCCACTTATCAATGCCTTAAGTGAGAAGTTAGACAATAAACCACTTAGAAAATCAGGTACTATAAGGAGATTAGATGAAGCATATTTTAGTAGAGTGGCAGCAATAGAATTTGCAGTTAAATATGATGATGGCAAAGATCCAAGGGGGTTTTTAGAAGCAGATGTAGTATTACTAGGAGTATCTAGAACTTCTAAAACACCTTTAAGTATGTATTTAGCAAACAAAAATATAAAAGCTGCAAATTTACCATTAGTAAATGAAATAAAACCACCTAAAGAGATATATGAAATACCTAAAAAAAGAATAATAGGACTTACAAATTCACCAGAAAAATTAAATGAAATAAGAGAAGTAAGACTTAAGTCTTTAGGACTCAAAGAAAATTCAAGTTATGCAAGTTTTTCTAGGATATTAGAAGAATTAGAATATGCAGACAAAATAATGAGGAAAATAGGATGTCCTATAATTGATGTATCAAATAAAGCAATAGAAGAAACAGCAGAAATAGTAGTGTCATTATTAAATAAAAATGGTATTACTTTTCAATAA